From a region of the Leptidea sinapis chromosome 6, ilLepSina1.1, whole genome shotgun sequence genome:
- the LOC126965068 gene encoding arylsulfatase J-like, whose amino-acid sequence MLAHNAPHCANEGAPLQAPPDQVRAMRYVQSPQRRIYAAMVKKLDDSVGEVFKALYDKGILDNTIIVFISDNGGITSGSTVNYASNFPLRGLKLSPFEGGVRVNGLIWSRNLTETNHVWKGYMHVVDWTPTLLSAVGSTPPKNIDGIDHWESIVSNKYSKRNVIYEIDDYFGFSSVISDDFKLHTGTVLKEYSNHQGKELRGVIGNIPSYTNAITQSRIYAVLNEMQIPFNLSYINQRNEMKIQCTIDNSMNLCYPDINKHCLYNIKEDPCETEDLSIKNPQIVEKLNSLLKEEMKRMVRRRVPLIKDLRAKPTLHNNTWTTWADNIGS is encoded by the exons ATGTTGGCGCACAATGCCCCGCACTGCGCCAACGAAGGAGCTCCCCTGCAAGCTCCTCCCGACCAAGTGAGGGCAATGAGATATGTCCAATCTCCTCAGCGAAGAATTTATGCAG cAATGGTTAAAAAATTAGATGACAGTGTTGGAGAAGTTTTCAAGGCACTATACGATAAAGGAATTTTGGACAACACTATTATTGTGTTCATATCAGATAACGGTGGAATAACTTCGGGCTCAACTGTCAATTATGCGTCCAATTTTCCATTGAGGGGCCTTAAATTATCTCCGTTTGAGGGGGGTGTGAGAGTCAATGGATTAATTTGGAGTAGAAATTTAACAGAGACAAATCACGTTTGGAAAGGGTACATGCATGTTGTTGATTGGACTCCTACGTTGTTGAGCGCAGTAGGATCCACACCACCCAAGAATATAGACGGTATTGATCATTGGGAAAGCATAGTTTCAAACAAATATTCTAAGCGAAATGTTATATATGAAATTGATGACTACTTTGGATTCTCTTCGGTCATTTCCGatgattttaaattacataCAGGAACAGTATTAAAAGAATATAGCAATCATCAAGGCAAAGAATTAAGGGGTGTTATTGGAAATATCCCATCGTACACGAATGCAATTACACAAAGTAGAATTTATGCCGTCCTAAATGAAATGCAAATCCCGTTTAATTTGAGTTATATCAATCagcgaaatgaaatgaaaattcaaTGTACTATTGACAACAGCATGAATTTATGCTATCCTGATATCA ATAAACATTGTCTGTACAACATAAAAGAAGATCCGTGTGAGACTGAAgacttgtcaataaaaaatCCGCAAATCGTTGAAAAGTTAAATTCCCTACTAAAAGAAGAAATGAAGAGAATGGTACGAAGAAGAGTGCCATTAATAAAAGACTTGAGAGCGAAGCCCACTCTTCATAATAATACTTGGACAACGTGGGCAGACAACATCGGATCatga
- the LOC126965195 gene encoding uncharacterized protein LOC126965195, with translation MSDFNLKFDESFRIITIALRSNKCYPYVTRDKIWFLQFIAMFTLNFGIFILLLNSIIFYDVPAREFTTAIKNGIMAIVATTITFKYCILVRDKNSIIQFIERLNEDYEIAKHLSAEERDIVSKFSAKGVFVCKIWLIIAVITSILFPLKAFYLMGLSYSRGEFQLVPMYDLNYPKIINDYKTMPILYFILFSLTFYFDLFAMTMYMGFDPLVPVFMLHLCGQIHLLSRRIQKVFTGNNTNAVINENLKQINIKLSQIYIFVREIQDVFTILYEYNLKTTTFLIPFAGFQILESDILRESIYTCGWETIENIQHRKIILFMLTRATKPLVIRTVFFPICLDTFAEMCRQSYAIYNIMNAAWT, from the exons atgtcggatttcaatTTGAAATTTGATGAATCATTCAGAATCATCACTATCGCATTAAGGTCAAACAAATGTTATCCATACGTCACACGCGACAAAATCTGGTTTTTGCAATTTATTGCGATGTTTACTTTAAATTTCGGAATCTTTATCCTTCTTCTCAATTCTATCATATTCTACGATGTTCCAGCAAGAGAATTTACCACCGCAATTAAAAATGGTATCATGGCTATCGTTGCAACcacaattacatttaaatattgtattcttGTGAGAGACAAGAAttcaataatacaatttattgagAGGTTAAACGAAGATTATGAGATTGCAAAGCATTTATCTGCCGAAGAAAGGGATATAGTTAGTAAATTTTCTGCAAAAGGAGTGTTCGTTTGCAAGATTTGGCTTATAATTGCTGTCATTACAAGTATTCTGTTTCCTTTGAAGGCTTTCTACTTGATGGGACTCTCTTATTCGAGAGGAGAGTTCCAATTGGTTCCGATGTATGATTTGAACTATCCAAAAATTATCAACGATTATAAAACAATgccaattttgtattttatattattttcgttgacatTTTACTTTGATCTATTTGCTATGACGATGTATATGGGTTTCGATCCTCTCGTGCCCGTATTCATGTTGCATTTATGTGGGCAAATACATTTATTGAGTCGGCGTATACAAAAAGTTTTTACAGGAAATAATACAAATGCTGTTATAAATGAAAACTTGAAACagataaatatcaaattatcgcaaatatatat ATTTGTTAGAGAAATACAAGACGTCTTTACAATTCTTTacgaatacaatttaaaaactacGACATTTTTAATACCATTTGCTGGGTTCCAAATATTAGAG AGTGATATCTTACGGGAGTCAATATATACTTGTGGCTGGGAAACTATTGAGAACATACAACACAGAAAGATAATATTGTTCATGCTGACGAGGGCCACTAAGCCACTTGTTATTCGTACAGTATTTTTCCCGATTTGCCTTGATACGTTTGCCGAG aTGTGTCGTCAGTCGTATgcgatttataatattatgaatgcaGCTTGGACGTAg